In Glycine soja cultivar W05 chromosome 10, ASM419377v2, whole genome shotgun sequence, the genomic stretch TACAGTAGAGAACAAATTcataaactaaatatttttttgttggctatttaaagatattttttcttcaatctaATGAAGAAAAAGGTACCAAATACTTCAGATAAGGTATAAGAGCTTCTAAGAGAAAACTATTTACATCTATGTCATTTACTCATTTATAACCAAATTGTAATTAGATTTTTACATCTGACCTTTTCCAGACCTTGCaataatattggtgaaaggctTGTATACTAAGCCAGcatatttattgttaaattacCTAGTTTCTAATTCATCCTAAAGGAAATGCCATTAATGTAAAAGCAGTTGCCCAGAACAGAGGAGCTGCatgtatattttacaaaaattatatcCTTGTTCAACAGAAAGCCAAGGAAATTTGCAAGAAAAGAAAACGTTCAGCATGGAAGTGAGAGAAGAGGTAATCTCAAATAAGTGTGGCTTCATATAATGATTGTATAATAAGAATGGCTACAGAGATTTTGGTCTATTAAAACTCTCAAATAGGTTTTCCAATTCGGCCCTTGCATCCAGGTGCTGTCTTACACATATATTTTGCTTCATATCATGATTGTATAATAAGAACAGCTACATAGATTTTTTGTCTATTAAAACTAACATGGTATAAGACTCCAATAAATACAACTTATTCAAGTAATTTTGAAAGCATGAGATTAAGATGTGTTTTAAGTATCCAAAAGCTCTGAAGTTAATGGGAAAAGCTTGGCCTAGAATAAATAAAGGGAACACCCTACACTCAATTGCTATTCCAATTGGCTTACTTTTTAACGATTTATAACTGTTAAAAGCAGTAAAGAGAACaagttattaaaaatacttataacaatTAGTTTTACAAAAAAACAGACAATGAACTCTTGCACAAAGCCATATAAAGCAGTCAATGACAGCTAGTTTACCATTACAGCAACAGAGAACCAAcaagataacacaatttaatTCACGCCTCTGATGGACTATAAATCACCAAAATCTTGAACATGTCAAGCAGAAAATGTGTTACCATAAACTTGTGAATTAGGAATTCAGCATACAGTTAAGAATGACTAAAATAGTGAGAAGCTATTAATTAGTTTGATCAATCAATAGCCTCAGCACTCTGCCAGGACCATCGTGCCTTCTTGACACAGGGCTGAGCCATGCTATGCTGGAACCCAAGCGGGTTTACAATAAGACAACCACAAAGTAAAGGTTAATAAGTTACCTTTGCATAGATTTCAGATTCAAATTCCAGCCTCTCATTGGCAATTCTTTCACTCTGGGTTAAGCACTTCTCAGCTTCCACTTTCATCTTCTCAAACAATTCATTTTCTCTGACAACTTTGTCCTGTACATGCATATGAGCAAACATGCCTAACTATGATGTTCAAAAGTAAAGAAAAGGGAGGAGGGTTACATTCCATGTACCTACACTATTCAATGATGATTTGCATATATATACTCaggatttgaatgagaaagATTGTTGCCCTAATCTTGTTCTTAATAAAGTTGATATTAGAACCTCCCTTATTGATTTAAGCAGAAATTGACTACATATGTATAAGACTCGTTGAAGCACAAATTGAGTGCCTTATGTATGCAGTGTCACATGCTCGCTGCCTCATCTCTTCTAGGATTTGAACCCATGACCTCCATATCATAAGGCAACAGTCTTACCATTTTGCCAAGGCTTTCCCTCATAAATTCAAGGAGAAACTTGATAAAATAAGTCTGAAGAAGAGTTTATATTGTATATCCTTCTGGGTTGAGTTCTAGCTATTTTTGCTGTTTTGCACATTCTTAAAGACTAGAACAAGAATGGTAGTCACTCTTTCTATAAATGATGATTTCTCCACAGAacagaaaatataaattgaatcGATGAATATAATGATAATGGAACAATGATATACAAGTTTTTACTATTTCATCCTGTTCCTcctaaaataaagaatataataaatgaCAAGGCAGCCTTTAACTCTCCCATCACCCCATTGAACAATAGAGTCCTATTTGTCACCAGTCATCATAACATCCAATATATTTAGATTAGTTgctaaaaattataatgcttAAGCTATATAAAATCCACCAGTATATAGGAGCtaagtaactaaaaaaaaatattatctgctATCTACACTTACAGACAGATACCGAAAAGGATAATTTCAAAGTAACTTACTTTCCTGGCCACTACTATACATTTTCCTTAATGTTTTGTTTGgatgataagaaaatataaagcaCAGGAAATGCGGATAATGatagatacattttttttatttggtagaagagaaaatagaaagggaaaaaaataacttttagaaacatagtcaaaattttattgtcatattctcttcaattcaaaatttcccaTCCTCCTTCATTTCCTTTCTGAAATAAATAGGGGGTAAGCAAGACATCTCCAGCACAATGCCCAtcataaacaaacaaacaaacagagAAACATAAAACAGACATGTGAATGCCACACAGTGAGCCTGAAATTACCTGTTTCAAAAACATAATGAGACAAAGAGAGTGTACAAGTTAAGCTGCAGAACCTTACACTTAGATTTATGTTTGAGCCCATGAGAAAGTCCAATATTTCGACATTACTTTTCTTAGAATCAGGAGACAGCAAGCATTTCCATCTCCAAAGCAGAGTCATTCCTTCCTTCTCAAACGTCCACGACAACTGCAACATTCGCATCAACCACATAAAAATAACAAGCATACATTAAGTAGTGACCctggagatataaggttggttgGATGGCTATgaaagaaggaaaggagggaaaaAGTTACGATATTACccgctaacaaaaactaacaaactaacaattaacatttacccataaaaaaaaaaaaaaactaagcagTGACCCTACAATAAATTTCAAAGTATTTAACATAAATaagagttagttagttagttacccTCTTATGGCCATCACCAGCATCATCCAATGCATAGACAGAGCCGGGTTGTTGAAGCCCCAAATAGCGCTCAGACAAGTTCAGGTACTCTGAAACAGGAAGGTCCCACTGAGCAGCACGCtgcttcacctcctcctccgaTGCTTACAGTTAAAAAAGGAATAGGAAAAATCAAAACTTGATGATTGTTTTGGGATGAAAATGGAAATGGGTagcggaaaaagaaaaaaaaaaagagtgaaaaggGTAGGGTAGGGTGGTACGGTGGCAGTGCCAGGCGGTGATGCCGTCGGTGACGGCGAGATGGAAGTGAGTGGGAAACCAAGTGGCCTTCACGAAAATGGGTTCTCCTTTTGGAACGAGAAGCTTGGAGCAGGAGAACCTCTCTGTTACATCCTCCATCGATGCTGCTTATGCCCTGCACTTCCACTTCCCCCAATCTCTGTCTCCCCCGTTACACaatctttctctcttcttttttttggtgaatatacACAATCTTTTGCTTCCTTTCTCAATTTTTGATCTTCCAAGGTTTGAGTTTGACATAAGTTATAAATAAACGacttttgtatttatatttacgtttaattattaatttaatatttaaattattttaaataattcaatttcatcctcaaattcttaaaaataattaatttagttcttaaatttttaagaacatgaaaattaaattgatttttttaataactaaattaaactatttaaaataatttaagaaacaaattaataattaaatcttatatttataaaaaaaaattgtgagaatACTAGCAATTAATAGTTTCgacgaaaaataattaaatattacatatattaaaaatgaccaaaatatatattagtcactttatttaaacttaataaaaatatttaatttttttaaaaaattaattttaaatttcttcttaaataaataatttttttaagtaaaaacaatttaaataaacacataaaaaagtataaaaaattttattttattaaaaatattttttaaaataagctaAAACAACACATGCtcattatttttcaatcaatattttaatgaagttaTTCAATAGCAATTTTTCAAtaactatttataatattaaatttgttaatccaattgttaaactaaaaattgttttaagtcGATTAAgtctatagtttttttaaaccTGTTATAGTGAATCAACTAGCATCAAAGTAACTAATTACTTTAGGGCaaattaatcaattactgtgttacataaacccatttctaagcTAAGtcatttattaaaagaaatgaaactatttttttcttcaaaatattgaaCTTTTACTAGTCTTACATCGGGGAAACTCTATCCCAATTGTTTTCTCAAGTGCTGtaattggttttttaaaaattgcctCAAGTTTGGCACATTAGGATTGTGGTTggatcagtaaaaaaaaaaaagaggattgCGGTTGTTTCTTGTTAATTTTTGGTGATATTGGAAGTCTTAATATTTAGATTTTTCTATTGTTTTGGGTGAGGCATTCGAAAGGCAACAAACTCAGATTTTAATGCAATCCTAATGTATGATGACACAAATTTAATGTGaatatatttcttaaaagaTGCAATGAAATGTAATCAAATCATGTTTCAAATGTACAATTACGCAAATAATCatcgtaaaaaattattgatttttttaaccacagaaataataaaaattattataaaagatttataataatttacatacTTTATAATCAACTGATTAATACAAGATAATTTATCCAAGAAATAAAAGCaattgaataaagaaaaatgagtaaaaaataaataaattaaagaaattaggGTTTAGAATATTATTGCATAAGTTCGATTCACTCCAAACTACTTGAGAATTTTAACGAgagttaacaaaattttaaagaaaaaattaagaaaagagtAAAGtgtcatatatttaaatttgttaggagaaaataatactataatttttaacttaacaTAGAAGGATAGTGTAATATTTAAATCCTAAAAAAGGAGCAGTGCAGTTTACTCttccataaatatttttttatttattttaattactattttttaaaaccgGATTTCATAGTTGATTTCAGAATCATATAAAGCATTGTGGTGGGACCTAGGCTCTTCCCTTTCACTAAATAAAAGAAAGTGATAGTTTCACGTGAATGCACAGAAACAGAACACGTGCAAACAAACGAGGAATCCTTTATTGCTGCCGATGAGGTAGGTGTGGCTGGTGATAGCAACAACAATTTAATACCTCAAAAATGGTTCACTCTCTGCTCCTACTTCTTCTCCTCCTCACTCTCACTGCAACCTCTGCTCAACATGACGGCCCTTCGATCACAGCCACCATGGAGCAATTCTCCGGTTACAAAATCCACGAACCTCACTCTTTCCAACCCTCTTCACTCTCCGTTGATGCTCAGGCTCTTCAGAACCAGGTACTACTCACTACTCACTCACCCAACTATAGGGGTTGTGTTGTGATGATTGTTTCTTGACGTCTTTAACTGTTCCTTGTTCTTAGATTGATGAGCTTGCGGCGTTTTCTGACTCACCTGCTCCATCAGTAACCAGGGTCTTGTATACTGACAAGGATGTTTTAGGTCGCAGGTATATGTGTAACTGTGGGTCAAGTtcgtttttttttgtgaattttattgtGATGGTTGTGCTGTATATTTTAGTTGTGCTTCTGTGTAAAAGAACAGTGTTTGTGTAACACTGCATAGATGGAAAGGTAGTTTTATAATGGTGCATAAAGGAGGTGtaagttttgtcttttttctttctttctaactTTTGTATGTCTAGCATTACCTATGAATAAACTATTCAATCTTGTAAAGATGTCCCTTCATAGACTTTCACTCCTTCCTTGTCTTGCGTCTGTAGGTATGTAAAAACCCAGATGGAACTTGCTGGCCTATCTGTGAGAGAGGATGCTGTTGGTAACATATTTGGTCGTTGGTGAGTGTCTGCTTGTTTTGTTCCTCGAAAGAATTCCAAATGAAATATCATCCAATAACTTCTAACctcaatatttatatttataattgtcTCTGTCTCTGTCTCTGATATTTTAACTGGGCCTTCAATCTCATGTCAACATCATAAGGTTGGCTTGGTGGTTGAAAGGAGAAGGGGGGAGGAAGAGGTGGTGGGTTCGAATCCCTcccactaacaaattaacaactaaaattggcctttcaaaaaaaaaaaaaaaaattctatcttAGTTGCAGTATGCCTGTAATTTACTAACTACACTCACCACTTTATCTTTGCTTGCTTTATGCAGGGATGGCCTTGAACCTGAGCTTGCTGCAGTTGCAACAGGTTCGCACATTGATGCTATACCTTACTCGGGAAAATATGATGGAGTTGTTGGTGTTTTAGGTGCTATTGAAGCCATCAGAGTCCTGAAAAggtttttgatttttcttactATTGCTGATGTAGGACTTAATTGAATCTTCAGAATACAAATTCTTTTATTTGCTGTCTATCTTCTGATAATTTATGAGCAAGCTTGCATGTTTCAGCACCTTAAATTCCTAATGTATTTTCACTGTCCTGGCATCCTGCATTAGTTTTTGTACAAGTTATTTCAAATAAGTAATCAgagattcaaaatgaagataCTTGTCCTCTCAGTACAATAGTTTCAAAAATTGTGGCCTTAGAGATAGTGAATCAAGACAAAGCTAACCTATATTTTCTATCCAATAAGTTATTAAAATCTATATAACTGTAGTTCCAGAATTTCTCTAGCTTGATGACTTGATGTTTGACTAGAACAGTATCAATGGATTGTTGTGCTGTTGATAACTTGATGTTTAACCATATTATGGGTCTAAaccaaattacaaaaaaaaagtatgttttgTATGCTCTGGAAAATACTGAAATATCAATTATACAATTATATAGAAATGAGATGTTCCACAGATAACTAATTCCTTGTGATTACTTATATATACAAAAGATCCAAATTTCCCACTTACAATATTCAACCACTATCCACTTCTGTAAGGAGTAGTGATGTTTGTGATTTCGATTGAAAACCTTCACAGGTCTGGTTTTAAACCTAGAAGACCATTGGAAGTCATATCATTCACATCAGAAGAACCAACACGCTTTGGAATAGGTTGCTTGGGAAGGTCAGAAACTGCATTTCTATACTGTCTAAAGAATAGGACTCCTATCTGTGGCTATTTTTGTCACCGAATCCATAGTTGCTTTTATCCCCTCACGTTACATTTCTATTTCTGATAACCAAGTTACATCCCATATTCTACTTCAAGTTTCATCATTTGTTATGTTTGTGCAGCCGCCTATTGGCTGGAAGTGAGGATCTTGCAAATTCTCTAAAGACATCAACTGATATTCAAAACATATCTTTCCTAGATGCTGCGGGATCTGCTGGGTATTCAAAAAATGAAGATGACTTATCCAGTGTATTTTTAAAGAAAGGAACATATTCTGCTTTTGTAGAACTGCACATAGAACAAGGACCTATTCTGGAAGATGAAGGTACACATCTTGGAGCTAACATAATCATTGCATTGGCCATAATTTCAATGATCTGATATTCTGATGTAATATGTTTCTTTACCCAGGTATATCTATAGGCATAGTTACTGCCATTGCAGCTCCAGCAAGTCTAACGGTTGAATTTGAAGGCAATGGTGGCCATGCGGGTGCTGCCCTTATGCCTAACAGGTGGCTGCCATCTTAAAACAGATATTATTCTTTTTCAGTGCTACACCCTTATCCTGTTCTATTGTTGCAGTAATTTGAACTGTAACACCTGGATATTCTTCTTTTTGTTATTCGAGATCTTTCCATGATTTTGAGTGAACAAATAGTAGCATTCTGTCTTTTGATTCCACTATATTTTCTAGTCCACTACTTTGATCCcttttgaaattgaaacttCTTAATTAACAAACTCTAATGATTTAAGTATACTTTATATAtcatttggagcagaaatgatgcTGGTCTGGCTGCTTCTGAATTAGCCCTGGCTGTAGAGAGGCATGTGTTGGATTCTGGTTCAATTGATACTGTTGGCACTGTCGGTAGGTTATTATTGAAGTGCCTCGATTAATCTAGAACTTCCATTTAAGCTAACCTCTTTTATTTTACAAGGTATCCTGGAACTGCATCCTGGAGCAATCAACAGCATCCCCAGCAAATCTCACCTAGAAATTGGTGTGTATTTACAGGACAACTTTGGTTGAACCAGGCATTCTTATAATGTTTAATCACAACTGGTTTTACCATGCAAAAGTTGTTTCCTTATGTTTGTGAAGAattgtttacttctttttttctttacctaatGGATAATTCCAGTTACTGGTATATTatgttact encodes the following:
- the LOC114370079 gene encoding DNA repair protein XRCC4-like, with translation MEDVTERFSCSKLLVPKGEPIFVKATWFPTHFHLAVTDGITAWHCHPSEEEVKQRAAQWDLPVSEYLNLSERYLGLQQPGSVYALDDAGDGHKRLSWTFEKEGMTLLWRWKCLLSPDSKKSNVEILDFLMGSNINLSDKVVRENELFEKMKVEAEKCLTQSERIANERLEFESEIYAKFLGVLNSKKSKLRELRDKLAKPENTEKSPEEEDTDKTESFDEESDFDRSDEDPQKDISSSSKDVMANKPSCPKRTRRK
- the LOC114371959 gene encoding ureidoglycolate hydrolase-like; its protein translation is MVHSLLLLLLLLTLTATSAQHDGPSITATMEQFSGYKIHEPHSFQPSSLSVDAQALQNQIDELAAFSDSPAPSVTRVLYTDKDVLGRRYVKTQMELAGLSVREDAVGNIFGRWDGLEPELAAVATGSHIDAIPYSGKYDGVVGVLGAIEAIRVLKRSGFKPRRPLEVISFTSEEPTRFGIGCLGSRLLAGSEDLANSLKTSTDIQNISFLDAAGSAGYSKNEDDLSSVFLKKGTYSAFVELHIEQGPILEDEGISIGIVTAIAAPASLTVEFEGNGGHAGAALMPNRNDAGLAASELALAVERHVLDSGSIDTVGTVGILELHPGAINSIPSKSHLEIDTRDIDEERRNKVVEKIHQSAIKITKTRGVKLSDFRVINQDPPAISDEAVIKAVETATKELNLTSKLMISRAYHDSLFMARLSPMGMIFIPCYKGYSHKPEEFATIEDMSNGVKVLALTLAKLSSQ